Proteins from a genomic interval of Trifolium pratense cultivar HEN17-A07 linkage group LG6, ARS_RC_1.1, whole genome shotgun sequence:
- the LOC123889925 gene encoding NADPH-dependent aldehyde reductase-like protein, chloroplastic, with protein sequence MASSPPLQDRVAIVTGSSRGIGREIALHLASLGAKLVINYTSSSNHADSVAAEINSNQTTPRAITVRADVSNPEDVKSLFDTAERAFNSQVHILVNSAGVLDAEYPTIANTTVESFDRIMNVNARGAFLCAKEAANRLKRGGGGRIILLTSSLVASLKTGFGAYTVSKAAVEAMTKILAKELKGTGITANCVAPGPVATEMFFEGKTEEMVKRAAEENPFGRIGESKDISPVVGFLASDASEWVNGQVIRVNGGYV encoded by the coding sequence ATGGCTTCATCTCCACCGCTTCAAGACAGAGTAGCAATCGTCACCGGCTCTTCCCGCGGAATCGGCAGAGAAATCGCACTCCACCTAGCTTCACTCGGCGCTAAACTCGTCATCAACTACACTTCCAGCTCCAACCACGCCGACTCAGTCGCCGCCGAAATCAACTCTAACCAAACCACTCCACGAGCCATAACCGTTCGCGCCGACGTGTCCAATCCAGAGGATGTAAAATCTCTCTTCGACACCGCCGAGCGAGCCTTCAATTCTCAGGTTCACATCCTGGTTAACTCAGCCGGCGTTCTCGACGCCGAGTATCCTACCATAGCGAACACAACTGTTGAGAGCTTCGATCGCATCATGAACGTAAACGCAAGAGGAGCGTTTCTCTGCGCGAAGGAAGCGGCGAATCGATTGAAGCGCGGAGGAGGAGGGAGAATTATTCTTCTAACGTCGTCGTTGGTGGCCTCATTGAAGACAGGTTTCGGCGCGTACACAGTGTCGAAGGCGGCGGTGGAAGCAATGACGAAGATTCTGGCGAAGGAGTTGAAGGGGACGGGGATTACTGCAAATTGCGTGGCGCCGGGACCGGTTGCGACGGAGATGTTTTTTGAGGGGAAAACAGAGGAGATGGTGAAGAGAGCTGCAGAAGAAAATCCGTTTGGTAGAATTGGTGAGAGTAAAGATATTTCTCCTGTTGTTGGGTTTTTGGCTAGTGATGCTTCTGAATGGGTTAATGGTCAAGTTATTCGTGTTAATGGTGGCTACGTTTAG
- the LOC123888807 gene encoding sm-like protein LSM2 yields the protein MLFFSYFKDLVGKEVTVELKNDLAIRGTLHSVDQYLNIKLENTRVVDQDKYPHMLSVRNCFIRGSVVRYVQLPTEGVDIDLLHDATRREARGG from the exons ATG TTGTTCTTCTCATACTTCAAAGATTTGGTTGGAAAAGAAGTCACTGTTGAACTCAAGAACGATTTAGCCATCAGAGGAACATTGCATTCTGTTGATCAATACCTCAATATCAAGCTCGAAAACACTCGTGTTGTTGATCAAGACAAATACCCTCACATG CTTTCTGTAAGGAACTGCTTCATCAGGGGATCTGTGGTGAGATACGTGCAATTGCCAACAGAAGGTGTGGACATTGACCTATTGCACGATGCCACAAGAAGAGAAGCCCGGGGTGGTTGA
- the LOC123889926 gene encoding protein FAR1-RELATED SEQUENCE 5-like: MAANDGDINGEELASGNNVVNEEGKEDMGTYKDISELTNDEIRGLEFDSEEQAIQFYQSFAEFHGFVIRKDDVRRDDDDKIVVRQLVCNRAGKNSKKEGRGKVLKPNTRTDCPARLRVNLNVETDKWTVFAFEPCHNHPLTPTRYVHLIPKYRRLSGSDKALVDGLHTQGVRTCHILGFMLAQKGGYENLGFCKKDLYNYLNNQERATIEGGDAFAAYKEFAMIKLKSDIPVTLI; encoded by the coding sequence ATGGCTGCAAATGATGGAGATATAAATGGTGAAGAATTGGCTAGTGGTAATAATGTCGTTaatgaagaaggaaaagaggaCATGGGTACTTATAAGGATATTAGTGAATTGACAAATGATGAGATAAGAGGATTGGAATTTGATTCAGAGGAACAAGCTATACAATTTTATCAAAGCTTTGCAGAATTTCATGGGTTTGTAATAAGAAAAGATGATGTAAGacgtgatgatgatgataagaTAGTTGTTCGTCAATTAGTTTGTAATAGAGCGGGTAAGAATAGCAAGAAGGAGGGCCGTGGAAAAGTTCTGAAGCCGAACACTAGAACCGATTGTCCTGCAAGGCTTCGAGTAAATTTAAATGTTGAGACTGATAAGTGGACAGTTTTTGCATTTGAGCCCTGTCATAACCATCCCCTAACGCCGACACGTTATGTTCATCTGATTCCTAAGTATCGTCGATTGAGTGGTTCCGATAAAGCCCTTGTTGATGGCCTGCACACACAGGGTGTTAGAACTTGTCATATTTTGGGTTTTATGTTGGCTCAAAAAGGTGGTTATGAAAATCTGGGATTTTGCAAGAAGGACCTATATAACTACTTAAACAATCAAGAAAGGGCAACAATAGAAGGTGGGGATGCTTTTGCTGCTTATAAGGAATTTGccatgataaaattaaagtctgACATTCCAGTGACTTTAATCTGA
- the LOC123889924 gene encoding NADPH-dependent aldehyde reductase-like protein, chloroplastic, translating to MATSLPPLHDRVAIVTGSSRGIGKDIAIHLASLGAKLVINYTSSSNHADSVADEINANQATPRAITVRADVSDPADVKSLFDSAEEAFNSPVHILVNSAGVIAGELPTIANTTIETFDRIMNVNARGAFLCGKEAANRLKRGGGGRIIFLSTSLAAAFKPGYGAYTASKAGVEAMTKILAKELKGTGITANCVAPGPTATELFLEGKTEAVVKGIAESNPFGRIGETKDISPVVGFLATDSGEWINGQIIRVNGGFV from the coding sequence ATGGCTACTTCACTACCACCGCTTCATGACAGAGTTGCAATCGTCACCGGCTCTTCCCGCGGAATCGGCAAAGACATCGCAATCCACCTAGCTTCACTCGGCGCAAAACTCGTCATCAACTATACTTCCAGCTCCAACCACGCCGACTCAGTCGCCGACGAGATCAACGCCAATCAAGCCACTCCACGAGCTATAACGGTCCGCGCCGACGTGTCAGATCCAGCCGATGTGAAATCTCTCTTCGACTCCGCTGAAGAAGCCTTCAACTCTCCGGTTCATATTCTAGTCAACTCAGCCGGCGTCATTGCCGGCGAGTTACCTACCATAGCAAACACAACAATTGAAACCTTCGATCGCATCATGAACGTGAACGCAAGAGGAGCGTTTCTCTGTGGAAAGGAAGCTGCGAACAGATTAAAGCGCGGCGGCGGAGGGAGAATTATATTTCTGTCAACTTCCTTAGCAGCGGCTTTTAAACCAGGCTACGGCGCTTACACGGCATCGAAGGCGGGAGTGGAGGCGATGACGAAAATTCTGGCGAAGGAGTTGAAGGGGACGGGGATTACAGCGAATTGTGTGGCGCCGGGACCGACTGCGACGGAGCTGTTCTTGGAAGGGAAGACGGAGGCGGTGGTGAAGGGAATTGCAGAAAGTAATCCGTTTGGTAGAATTGGGGAAACGAAAGATATTTCTCCTGTTGTTGGGTTTTTAGCTACGGATTCTGGTGAATGGATTAATGGTCAGATTATTCGTGTTAATGGTGGATTTGTTTAG